Proteins co-encoded in one Periophthalmus magnuspinnatus isolate fPerMag1 chromosome 20, fPerMag1.2.pri, whole genome shotgun sequence genomic window:
- the LOC117388411 gene encoding gamma-crystallin N-B, translated as MSQYSGKITFYEGKCFTGRKLEVRGDCDNFQDRGFMNRVNSIRVESGAWICFDHPDFRGQQYILEHGEYPEFQRWNSHNDHMGSCKPIRMHGEHYRIEMFEGCNFSGQCVEICDDCPFLQSRGFSKNCINSVRVYGDGAWVMYEEPNFRGRMYIVERGCYCSHNEWQAQNPNIQSIRRVVNYF; from the exons ATGTCACAGTACTCTGGGAAG atcaCTTTTTACGAGGGGAAGTGCTTCACTGGGAGGAagctggaggtcagaggagactgtgacAACTTCCAGGACAGAGGATTCATGAACAG ggTGAACTCCATCCGTGTGGAGAGTGGGGCCTGGATCTGCTTTGACCACCCGGACTTTAGGGGACAGCAGTACATCCTGGAGCATGGAGAGTACCCCGAGTTTCAGCGCTGGAACTCCCACAATGACCACATGGGCTCCTGCAAACCCATTCGCATG CATGGGGAGCACTATCGCATTGAGATGTTCGAGGGCTGTAACTTCTCTGGTCAGTGTGTGGAGATCTGCGACGACTGCCCCTTCCTCCAGAGCCGTGGCTTCTCAAAGAACTGCATCAACTCTGTGCGCGTCTACGGCGACGGAGC CTGGGTGATGTATGAGGAGCCAAACTTCCGTGGGCGCATGTACATCGTGGAGCGTGGCTGTTACTGCAGTCATAACGAGTGGCAAGCCCAGAACCCCAACATCCAGTCCATCCGTCGCGTCGTCAACTACTTCTGA
- the nub1 gene encoding NEDD8 ultimate buster 1: MAEQNIEAKLKILLKQQKIQLWNPPYTLDNRPSPEHMQELSEQYAPLLGISALEVGGALESIRAQAVNRGKGNQMFRETSVATLELLLPRDASKDPKTKTFFQTKLDVSAQELVDRIREDYGLKSIKLILNGRTLNVDQRLDEQGVRNHSKMMVLRVSDAEELQKQQNQNQSLQRTHKGFQILSEREEDLDSKPFLEIADQKGNPLNIPHQEKKALILAMGFHEKGRSLMKRKQFDIALCHLLQADQQFSKCGSALLSSVDNFAVLQLDIVWCYRALEALSCLEDAKSRLQRAESSFLQVYGEQQQRLRMIKGNTGREEVLFLRLYLLQSLLAYIEGNDAQAKQQLSKVEALYRRLSPDTEKMEQLMTLGFTEREARLGLRACEGDVQEAALHISNRRQEREEMKARERQKRRTRLEAVTVLTGFGFNRKDAARALNQTKGNVDQAYTILLNSSQITVATNNNSLEAVSPDKVEQLLYLGFERQHSETALRLTDGDVQAAAQLLLENQGELPPDLTQESSSSGPTQEEAAPSASTSTSSTSTEDDEVVSEVLEDISRHEEDYLDLTLEEESELIATLQSHLSRPTQLL, from the exons ATGGCCGAGCAGAACATTGAAGCAAAACTCAAGATCCTCCTAAAGCAGCAGAAGATCCAACTGTGGAACCCCCCGTACACCCTGGACAACCGACCCAGCCCCGAGCACATGCAG GAGCTGTCTGAGCAGTATGCCCCCCTGCTGGGCATCTCTGCATTGGAGGTAGGGGGCGCTCTGGAGTCGATTCGCGCACAGGCCGTGAACAGGGGCAAAGGAAACCAGATGTTCAGAGAAACCAGTGTGGCAACGCTAGAGCTGCTGCTCCCCCGAGATGCCAGCAAG GATCCAAAGACGAAAACCTTCTTTCAGACCAAACTGGACGTGTCAGCGCAGGAGCTTGTGGACAG AATCAGAGAAGATTATGGACTCAAATCCATCAAACTTATCCTCAATGGGAGAACTCTTAATGTGG aTCAACGTTTGGACGAGCAGGGCGTGAGGAACCACAGTAAGATGATGGTTCTTCGAGTGAGCGATGCTGAGGAACTCCAGAAACAACAGAATCAGAACCAGAGTCTGCAGAGAACTCACAAAGGCTTCCAGATCCTGTCCGAGAGAG AGGAGGACCTGGACTCAAAGCCTTTCCTGGAAATCGCAGACCAAAAAGGAAACCCTCTGAACATCCCTCACCAGGAGAAAAAG GCTCTTATTTTGGCGATGGGCTTCCATGAAAAGGGGCGGTCCCTGATGAAGAGGAAGCAGTTTGACATCGCGTTGTGCCACCTGCTACAGGCCGACCAACAATTCAG TAAGTGTGGGTCGGCGCTGCTCAGCTCTGTGGATAATTTTGCAGTTCTGCAGTTGGACATCGTGTGGTGCTACCGTGCCCTGGAGGCTCTGTCCTGTTTAGAGGACGCGAAATCTAGACTGCAGCGCGCCGAGTCAAGTTTCCTCCAAGTGTACGGGGAGCAACAACAACGTCTGAGGATGATTAAG GGTAACACAGGTCGAGAGGAGGTTCTGTTCTTGCGTCTGTATCTGCTTCAGAGTCTGTTAGCCTATATCGAAGGCAATGACGCTCAGGCCAAACAACAGCTCTCAAAG GTGGAGGCTCTGTACAGACGTCTGAGTCCAGACACAGAGAAAATGGAGCAGCTCATGACTCTGGGCTTCACCGAGAGAGAAGCTCGACTGGGACTGAGAGCTTGTGAGGGAGATGTCCAAGAAGCAGCACTACACATCAGCAACCGGAGACAG GAGCGTGAGGAAATGAAGGCAAGGGAGCGTCAGAAGCGGCGTACTCGTCTTGAAGCTGTTACAGTTTTAACCGGTTTCGGCTTTAACCGAAAAGATGCAGCTCGAGCTCTGAACCAAACCAAAGGAAATGTAGATCAAGCCTACACT attctcTTAAACTCAAGTCAAATCACTGTGGCCACAAACAACAATTCTCTGGAGGCAGTGAGTCCAGACAAAGTGGAACAg CTCCTGTATCTGGGCTTTGAGAGGCAGCACTCTGAAACAGCGCTCAGACTCACTGATGGAGACGTTCAGGCCGCTGCACAGCTCTTACTGGAGAACCAGGGGGAGCTCCCTCCGGATCTCACCCAGGAATCAAGCTCCTCAGGCCCCACGCAAGAGGAAGCTGCCCCCTCCGCCTCCACCAGCACCTCCAGCACCTCCACAG AGGATGATGAGGTGGTGAGCGAGGTGTTGGAGGACATCTCTCGACATGAGGAAGATTATCTGGACCTGactctggaggaggagagtgagctCATCGCAACGCTGCAGTCCCACCTCAGCCGCCCCACGCAACTGCTTTAG